The Elusimicrobiota bacterium genome has a segment encoding these proteins:
- the can gene encoding carbonate dehydratase gives MTNKLMKLTHLFGNNRVWSKQMTRQDAVFFRRLAEQQSPKYLWIGCSDSRVPANEIVGLLPGELFVHRNIANLVVPTDLNCQSVIQYAVEVLKVEHIIVCGHYGCGGVRAVIEKMELGSINDWLSHLAQVEEKFASLLKTLPTNEARAKKLCELNIAEQVRHVCQARAVQKAWKARQRLAVHGWVYGLDDGLLRDLLENPVTSAAESLIL, from the coding sequence ATGACCAACAAGCTGATGAAATTGACCCACCTTTTCGGTAACAATCGGGTCTGGTCAAAGCAGATGACCCGGCAGGATGCGGTCTTTTTTCGAAGGCTTGCCGAGCAACAATCGCCCAAATACCTTTGGATCGGATGCTCGGATAGCCGTGTGCCCGCCAATGAAATCGTCGGGCTCCTCCCGGGCGAGTTGTTTGTGCATAGAAATATTGCCAACCTGGTTGTTCCGACGGATCTGAATTGCCAGTCAGTCATTCAGTATGCGGTCGAGGTCCTCAAAGTCGAACACATTATTGTTTGCGGCCATTATGGGTGCGGAGGGGTCCGGGCGGTGATTGAAAAAATGGAACTGGGATCGATCAATGATTGGCTGAGCCATCTGGCCCAGGTTGAAGAGAAGTTCGCCTCTCTGCTCAAAACACTTCCGACGAATGAGGCACGCGCGAAAAAACTGTGTGAATTGAACATCGCCGAACAGGTCCGGCACGTCTGCCAGGCACGGGCTGTTCAAAAGGCCTGGAAAGCACGGCAGCGCCTGGCTGTTCACGGATGGGTTTATGGGCTGGACGACGGTTTGTTGCGGGATTTGTTAGAAAATCCCGTGACCTCCGCGGCTGAAAGTTTAATACTTTAA
- the pyk gene encoding pyruvate kinase encodes MHDANHRTKIVATLGPATDNRAVLSELIRLGVDIVRVNASHGTVDEHHRRILSVRRLARGLRKRVEVLIDLPGPKFRLGKFARGSVELSAGQTVRLVPPGVCRQKGCLPLRQPTLLPLIRPKQPVFLADGLVELQVLHVMGRTAVCRVAAGGVVRSGSGLNLPNTDFPVVLPTSQDKEWIRFAARHKAEWLAVSFVQTPEDIRRVRQAAHEWRHRPQIMAKIEKRKALENLEAIVQEADGVMVARGDLGVETPLEEIPFAQKRIIAVSNFYRKKVVTATQMLESMVLQPMPTRAEVTDVANAVIDGTDAVMLSAETAIGRYPVKSVEILSRILSSTEEVLRTGTFLKKGRISNIGDVLR; translated from the coding sequence ATGCATGATGCAAACCATCGGACGAAGATCGTGGCCACCCTCGGCCCCGCGACGGATAACCGTGCCGTTCTGAGCGAGCTGATCCGGCTTGGTGTGGATATTGTCCGGGTGAACGCGTCCCACGGGACAGTAGACGAGCACCATCGGCGGATCTTGTCCGTCCGGCGGCTCGCGCGGGGGCTGCGCAAACGAGTCGAGGTGCTGATCGACCTGCCGGGACCAAAATTCCGGCTGGGGAAGTTCGCGCGCGGATCAGTGGAGCTGTCAGCCGGCCAAACGGTCCGGCTCGTGCCGCCGGGTGTTTGCCGGCAGAAAGGCTGTTTGCCTTTACGGCAGCCGACCCTTCTCCCGCTGATCAGGCCGAAACAGCCTGTATTTCTGGCCGACGGTCTAGTGGAACTCCAGGTCCTGCACGTGATGGGCAGAACCGCGGTTTGCCGTGTGGCGGCCGGCGGTGTGGTGCGGTCCGGGTCAGGCCTTAATCTGCCGAACACGGACTTCCCGGTCGTTCTTCCCACGTCTCAGGACAAAGAGTGGATCCGTTTTGCGGCTCGCCACAAAGCCGAGTGGCTGGCGGTCTCTTTCGTACAAACTCCGGAGGACATCCGCCGCGTGCGGCAGGCCGCTCATGAATGGCGGCACCGGCCGCAGATCATGGCGAAGATCGAGAAAAGAAAGGCCTTAGAAAACCTGGAAGCCATTGTTCAGGAAGCGGATGGCGTGATGGTGGCCCGCGGCGATTTGGGTGTGGAAACGCCGCTAGAAGAAATCCCTTTCGCTCAGAAGCGGATCATCGCTGTAAGCAATTTTTATCGCAAAAAGGTCGTAACAGCCACCCAAATGCTGGAATCGATGGTCCTGCAGCCGATGCCGACCCGCGCGGAAGTGACGGATGTTGCCAACGCGGTCATTGACGGGACGGATGCGGTGATGCTCTCGGCAGAGACCGCCATCGGGCGCTATCCGGTCAAATCGGTAGAGATCTTGTCCCGCATTCTTTCATCGACCGAAGAAGTCCTCCGGACCGGGACTTTTTTAAAAAAGGGTCGCATCTCGAACATCGGGGACGTTCTTAGGTAA
- a CDS encoding ATP-binding protein, which yields MDRPEELFHRIEKQGLTTIEEFIRTRQSEEFFLDFKRSANDGAAGSLHQGDRQNLAKALSGFSNSEGGVLVWGVDCSQDPNLGDVAKAKIPLIDAPRFLASIEGAISGLTVPPVQNVRNIAVVQDGARGYVTTLIPKSQITPHESLYNHQYYMRAGSSFVPVPQGVLAGMFGRRPQPNVFVMYTIGNAKREEDAIIIQVGILLHNGGAGIARDIFLNGRLISEPGDNCKMGFELTDRQHWTGNFAFGFRMNIIASEGLRLAPESEIQPVVFNLHLKPPFTRDLKVDLHCGADGSLPHKGQLTSTAALVKEAYDKLMSMNDLKGTSGIISRMIGNDTEDRPSA from the coding sequence ATGGACAGACCCGAAGAGCTCTTTCATCGCATCGAGAAGCAAGGCTTAACCACCATTGAAGAATTCATTCGAACACGGCAATCTGAGGAATTCTTTCTCGACTTCAAGCGGTCTGCCAATGATGGGGCTGCCGGTTCGTTGCATCAAGGAGATAGGCAAAATCTGGCCAAAGCTTTATCGGGATTTTCTAATTCCGAAGGGGGAGTCTTGGTGTGGGGGGTGGATTGCTCTCAAGACCCAAATTTAGGGGACGTGGCAAAAGCCAAAATTCCTCTTATAGATGCCCCGCGATTTTTGGCAAGCATTGAAGGAGCAATTTCGGGTCTCACGGTGCCACCAGTACAAAACGTAAGGAATATTGCAGTCGTTCAGGACGGTGCGAGAGGCTATGTGACGACGTTGATTCCAAAAAGCCAGATCACTCCTCATGAGTCTCTATACAACCACCAGTACTACATGCGTGCGGGCTCGAGTTTCGTGCCAGTGCCTCAAGGTGTGCTGGCAGGGATGTTTGGTCGTCGGCCTCAGCCAAATGTATTTGTGATGTATACAATCGGGAATGCGAAGCGTGAAGAAGATGCCATAATTATTCAAGTCGGTATTTTGCTTCATAACGGAGGCGCGGGAATTGCGCGAGATATTTTCCTGAACGGGCGATTGATTTCGGAGCCTGGGGATAACTGTAAAATGGGTTTTGAACTGACCGATCGACAGCATTGGACTGGCAACTTTGCCTTTGGTTTCAGGATGAATATTATTGCTTCCGAGGGGTTGAGATTAGCTCCCGAAAGCGAAATCCAGCCGGTAGTGTTCAATTTACATCTCAAGCCCCCGTTCACTCGGGACCTTAAGGTCGATTTGCATTGCGGCGCTGATGGGTCGTTGCCTCACAAAGGGCAGTTGACGAGCACAGCCGCTTTAGTGAAAGAGGCGTACGATAAATTGATGAGTATGAATGATTTGAAAGGAACTTCTGGGATTATTTCACGCATGATTGGGAATGACACTGAAGACAGGCCCAGCGCATAA
- a CDS encoding sigma-70 family RNA polymerase sigma factor, with the protein MNESELIRRSQAGDREAFAELIRWYGDPIFRLARQVCAQAPAEADGVHQDTFVTALEKIQQFQNRSQLGTWLYRIAANLCLMRLRSKHRSAAVSLDASLQDSDQGPASFQDHLKDPAPDPVAAAKRRELQEAVIHALEALPADYRLVVTLRDIQGLSTEETAVQLQLSEAAVKSRLHRGRLFLREKLLPFHP; encoded by the coding sequence ATGAATGAATCCGAACTCATCCGCCGCAGCCAGGCCGGCGACCGGGAAGCTTTTGCGGAACTGATCCGCTGGTACGGGGACCCCATTTTCCGGTTGGCCCGGCAGGTATGCGCCCAAGCTCCGGCGGAGGCAGACGGCGTCCACCAGGACACGTTCGTGACCGCATTGGAAAAGATCCAGCAGTTTCAGAACCGTTCTCAGCTGGGCACCTGGCTTTACCGGATCGCGGCCAATCTGTGCCTGATGCGCCTGCGCTCCAAGCATCGCTCTGCGGCTGTTTCACTGGATGCTTCACTTCAGGATTCAGATCAGGGTCCTGCATCCTTCCAAGACCACCTCAAAGACCCGGCACCGGACCCGGTTGCCGCCGCCAAACGCCGGGAACTGCAGGAGGCGGTCATTCACGCGCTGGAAGCTCTCCCGGCTGATTACCGCCTGGTCGTGACCCTGCGCGACATCCAGGGACTCTCTACGGAAGAAACCGCTGTCCAGCTTCAGCTGAGCGAAGCGGCCGTCAAGTCCCGGCTGCACCGCGGCCGGCTCTTCCTGCGCGAAAAGCTTTTACCTTTCCATCCCTAG
- a CDS encoding STAS-like domain-containing protein, giving the protein MKVEVKKFGEILTSRPSGREAGLTIKAYFKPEPGDRIELDFTGVLAMGPSWLDEVLTVLRSEYGEERVICLPSKNASVSESLKIIEKQRGKQE; this is encoded by the coding sequence ATGAAAGTCGAAGTCAAAAAGTTCGGAGAAATTCTCACATCCCGGCCCTCCGGCCGGGAAGCGGGTCTAACCATTAAGGCTTATTTTAAACCAGAACCGGGAGATCGAATCGAGCTCGACTTCACCGGCGTTCTTGCCATGGGTCCTTCGTGGCTGGATGAAGTGCTTACGGTCTTACGCAGCGAGTATGGGGAAGAGCGCGTCATTTGTCTTCCGAGTAAAAATGCCTCTGTCTCTGAGTCGCTGAAAATTATCGAAAAGCAGCGCGGGAAACAGGAATAA
- a CDS encoding ATP-binding protein, producing MDPIKNPYAPGAGTPPPELAGRDDLIEMVRIALERVRASRPTKSVLLVGLRGVGKTVLLDRMRENAEATGIHTLRVESPESRSLPAILAPQLRQALLRLSRNEKAKELAQRALRGLAGFARALKVKYHDIEVGFDFEPEPGLADNGDLEHDLQALLEVTGAAAKNAGTALAMFVDELQYVNEGELAALITALHRTAQRNMPVVLVGAGLPQLPGRMGRAKSYSERLFDFLTVGPLTPDAARIAIVKPATEQGVQVNDDALEHIIEKTHRYPYFLQEWGKHAWDAAESSPIDLRAVEQASQTAIAALDESFFRVRFDRLTPLEKRYMRAMANIGPGPHRSGDIADQLGREVTSLAPTRSQLIAKGMIWSPSHGDTAFTVPLFDEFMKRIMPGNDWKT from the coding sequence ATGGACCCTATTAAGAATCCTTATGCTCCTGGCGCCGGCACCCCGCCTCCTGAATTGGCTGGGCGTGATGATTTGATAGAGATGGTCCGAATCGCCCTGGAGAGGGTTCGGGCCAGTCGTCCAACGAAGAGTGTCTTATTGGTTGGACTTCGAGGGGTCGGCAAAACCGTCTTGCTGGATCGCATGCGGGAAAATGCGGAAGCTACCGGCATCCACACCCTTCGCGTGGAGTCGCCCGAGAGCCGTTCTCTGCCGGCCATTCTTGCGCCCCAATTGCGTCAAGCTTTGCTGCGACTATCGCGAAATGAAAAGGCTAAAGAACTGGCGCAGCGCGCGCTTCGCGGCTTGGCGGGTTTTGCCAGGGCGTTGAAGGTCAAATACCATGACATTGAAGTCGGGTTTGACTTTGAGCCGGAGCCCGGGCTTGCCGATAACGGCGATCTCGAGCATGACCTGCAAGCCTTGCTCGAAGTGACCGGTGCGGCGGCGAAAAACGCGGGAACAGCGTTGGCGATGTTTGTTGATGAGCTTCAGTATGTCAACGAGGGGGAACTGGCGGCGCTGATTACCGCGTTGCACCGTACGGCTCAGAGGAATATGCCGGTCGTGCTCGTTGGCGCCGGGTTGCCCCAGTTGCCGGGCCGGATGGGCAGAGCCAAGTCTTATTCCGAGCGCCTTTTCGATTTCCTCACAGTGGGTCCGCTGACGCCTGATGCGGCGCGAATCGCCATCGTAAAACCCGCAACGGAGCAGGGCGTGCAAGTCAATGACGATGCATTAGAACACATCATTGAAAAAACACACAGATATCCCTATTTTCTTCAGGAGTGGGGCAAGCACGCCTGGGACGCTGCCGAATCGTCCCCCATCGATTTGAGAGCGGTCGAGCAGGCCTCTCAAACCGCTATCGCGGCGCTGGATGAGAGCTTCTTTCGAGTTCGGTTTGATCGATTAACTCCGCTGGAGAAGAGATACATGCGTGCGATGGCGAATATTGGCCCCGGGCCGCACCGTTCAGGGGACATCGCGGATCAACTTGGCAGGGAAGTGACGTCGCTCGCTCCAACACGAAGCCAACTGATTGCCAAGGGTATGATCTGGAGCCCCAGCCATGGCGACACGGCTTTCACGGTGCCGCTGTTCGATGAATTTATGAAGCGAATCATGCCGGGCAACGACTGGAAAACATAG
- a CDS encoding phospholipase D-like domain-containing protein → MRITLRRAAIFLLLNGLVSFPALGSDVYFSPEGGIRDQIIRRINTSRATIDVAVYSFTSGEIAQALADAAKRGVRVRVIRDAGQSRNRNDENDFLARQGIPIQIRSGKGRGVMHDKFAIFDGKEVFVGSYNWTANAEHNNWENALFTNEKKVVDSYTKEFTVLWGALARTGRKKNVIGRLPFFKGSLLNGAAPLPLPR, encoded by the coding sequence ATGCGCATAACTCTCAGAAGGGCGGCTATTTTTCTGCTGTTGAACGGCCTGGTGTCGTTTCCGGCGCTGGGCAGCGATGTTTATTTCTCCCCGGAAGGCGGGATCCGGGACCAGATCATCCGCCGGATCAATACCTCCCGAGCCACGATCGATGTAGCGGTTTATTCGTTTACATCCGGCGAAATTGCACAAGCGCTGGCGGATGCCGCCAAAAGGGGGGTTCGCGTGCGGGTGATTCGGGATGCAGGCCAGTCCCGAAACAGGAACGATGAAAACGATTTTCTGGCCCGCCAGGGGATCCCGATCCAGATCCGGTCTGGAAAAGGCCGGGGGGTCATGCACGATAAATTTGCGATCTTCGACGGAAAAGAAGTATTTGTCGGGAGCTATAACTGGACGGCTAACGCGGAACACAACAACTGGGAAAACGCCCTTTTTACCAATGAGAAAAAAGTCGTGGACTCTTACACAAAGGAATTCACTGTTTTGTGGGGAGCTCTCGCCAGAACCGGACGAAAGAAAAACGTCATCGGCCGGTTGCCTTTCTTTAAGGGATCCCTGTTGAACGGGGCCGCTCCCCTTCCGCTTCCCCGCTGA
- a CDS encoding thioredoxin family protein: MKKIQIMGTGCAKCQRLTDQTKIAVRALTLDADVEKVTDMKAILAAGVMTTPALVVDGKVKSTGRVPSIEEIKSLLIS; the protein is encoded by the coding sequence ATGAAAAAAATCCAGATTATGGGCACAGGATGCGCGAAATGCCAGCGGTTGACGGATCAAACCAAAATCGCGGTGAGGGCGCTCACCCTTGACGCTGATGTTGAGAAAGTGACCGACATGAAAGCCATTCTGGCCGCGGGTGTGATGACCACTCCGGCGCTGGTCGTAGACGGGAAGGTTAAATCCACGGGCCGCGTACCGTCGATCGAAGAGATCAAATCACTCCTCATCAGCTGA
- a CDS encoding CZB domain-containing protein: MAATAALALAEFPRNSEHSKERIMMDMAKAELRDSLIKAQEAHLAWKAQLWKAVESGQCDLLPKNIQLEDQCELGRILNGISPSELKTQSRYLSIRYLHAAFHILVAEILNCAFKGKNREECLTLLSEGSLYSKASSALILGLRAWEEDLE; encoded by the coding sequence GTGGCTGCAACGGCTGCCCTTGCGCTGGCTGAGTTTCCACGAAATTCGGAGCACTCAAAGGAGCGAATCATGATGGATATGGCTAAAGCAGAGTTACGCGATTCTTTAATTAAAGCGCAAGAGGCCCATTTAGCCTGGAAAGCGCAGTTGTGGAAAGCGGTGGAATCCGGTCAATGCGATCTCCTGCCGAAAAACATTCAGCTTGAAGACCAGTGCGAATTAGGAAGAATCCTGAATGGTATTAGTCCGTCAGAATTGAAGACTCAGTCCCGTTATCTGAGTATTCGATATTTACACGCCGCATTCCATATTTTGGTCGCGGAAATCCTTAACTGCGCTTTTAAGGGAAAGAACCGCGAGGAATGCCTTACGCTACTTTCGGAAGGCAGCCTGTACTCCAAAGCCAGTTCAGCGTTGATCCTGGGGCTCAGAGCTTGGGAAGAAGATTTGGAATAA
- a CDS encoding ABC-F family ATP-binding cassette domain-containing protein — MITLRNVSKSFGTQTLFEEVSLQINERDRFALVGPNGAGKSTLFKLIMGAEPPDAGEISLRSGVTFGYLPQEVATFHSRTVLEEVLGEAGMASVFEPKAKKILMGLGFRVTDFERPVQELSGGWQMRLAIARLLLEEPDLLLLDEPTNHLDLESLLWFQSYLQSYRGAIFLISHDRAFINALADRVVDLRGHRLKVYTGTFEDYVDQRERDKQNLIAAYERQQKEIAEAEIFIRRFRAKASTASRAQAKIKQLEKMERIELPEELKTVGFSFPQPARSGQNVLTLKDAWQSYDGSRWVYQGLDLTLERAQRIAFVGPNGAGKSTLLKILAGLLPIQKGERRLGHNVEAGYFSQHRSEMFKPGRTVFEEACDTRRSHSETGLRTVLGSFLFSGDSVSKKVDVLSGGEKSRLGLARLLLDPPNLLLLDEPTTHLDIASVEVLIEALKSFEGTICVISHDVYFLRQIANHVLHVNQGRVTLYPGDYDY; from the coding sequence ATGATTACATTACGGAATGTCAGCAAATCGTTCGGGACGCAGACCTTATTTGAGGAGGTGTCCCTGCAGATTAATGAACGGGACCGTTTTGCCCTGGTCGGGCCGAACGGGGCCGGGAAATCCACGCTCTTTAAGCTCATCATGGGCGCGGAGCCGCCGGATGCCGGAGAGATCAGCCTGCGTTCGGGGGTGACCTTCGGATACCTCCCGCAGGAGGTCGCCACGTTTCATTCCCGGACCGTGTTGGAAGAAGTTCTTGGAGAAGCCGGGATGGCTTCGGTGTTTGAGCCAAAGGCCAAAAAAATTCTCATGGGCCTGGGTTTCCGGGTGACGGATTTCGAGCGGCCGGTCCAGGAGCTCTCCGGCGGATGGCAGATGCGTTTGGCGATCGCCCGGTTGCTTCTGGAGGAGCCGGATCTTCTGCTGCTGGATGAGCCAACCAACCACCTGGATCTGGAATCGCTCCTCTGGTTCCAGAGCTATCTTCAATCGTATCGCGGAGCGATCTTTCTCATCTCGCATGACCGCGCCTTCATCAACGCGCTGGCCGATCGCGTGGTCGACTTGCGGGGCCATCGGTTGAAAGTCTATACCGGCACCTTCGAGGATTACGTGGACCAGCGCGAGCGCGACAAGCAAAATTTAATCGCCGCTTACGAGCGCCAGCAAAAGGAAATCGCTGAAGCGGAAATCTTCATCCGTCGATTCCGCGCCAAGGCCTCCACCGCTTCACGGGCCCAGGCCAAGATTAAGCAGTTGGAAAAAATGGAGCGGATCGAATTGCCCGAGGAATTGAAAACCGTCGGTTTTTCATTTCCTCAACCGGCGCGCAGCGGGCAGAACGTGCTGACGCTCAAGGACGCCTGGCAGTCCTATGATGGGTCCCGGTGGGTTTATCAGGGATTGGATCTGACGTTGGAGCGCGCCCAGCGAATCGCGTTCGTCGGGCCGAACGGGGCGGGGAAATCCACGCTCTTGAAAATCCTGGCCGGTCTCCTTCCGATTCAAAAGGGGGAACGCCGTCTGGGTCATAACGTAGAAGCGGGGTATTTCTCCCAGCATCGTTCGGAGATGTTCAAGCCCGGACGGACCGTTTTCGAGGAAGCCTGCGACACGCGGCGTTCGCACTCCGAGACCGGCCTGAGGACCGTGCTCGGATCGTTCCTCTTTTCGGGTGATTCCGTTAGTAAGAAAGTCGATGTCTTGAGCGGTGGGGAAAAAAGCCGTTTGGGGTTAGCCCGGCTTCTGCTCGATCCTCCCAATCTGTTGCTTCTCGATGAACCCACCACGCACCTGGATATCGCGAGTGTTGAAGTGCTGATCGAGGCGCTGAAATCTTTTGAAGGCACGATCTGTGTCATCAGCCACGATGTCTACTTTTTGCGGCAGATCGCCAATCATGTTCTGCATGTGAATCAGGGGCGAGTCACTCTCTACCCGGGCGATTACGATTACT
- a CDS encoding transposase, which yields MPRLPRLNLPGQFYHVIARGIECRRIFRQKRDYEDFLRRLAKGLRKSGSRCFAWALMPNHLHLLILSGARGLVSLMHPLLTGYATTFNRRYARAGHLFQNRYRSILCEEDPYFLELIRYIHLNPVRARLVQSLEELARYPWTGHSALMGRIPRPWQETDGVLGHFGSTFLQSRQAYERLLLDGWNQGKQKHLEGLEKIIQPPGGGVRQAYDTRILGGVDFVEQIWNTAEKEDRQKRDSLQSGWTLEQLQERIAGWVGVDPGAISRPDRHRLVAQARALFVYAGIDWLGKSGQEMANVIGISPPSVCEARERGRRLADRFDLRQILSKT from the coding sequence ATGCCTCGTCTTCCGCGCCTTAACCTTCCCGGGCAGTTTTATCACGTCATTGCCCGGGGTATCGAATGTCGGCGCATCTTCCGGCAGAAAAGGGACTACGAAGATTTTCTTCGCCGCCTGGCGAAAGGCCTTCGGAAGAGCGGGAGCCGGTGCTTCGCCTGGGCGCTCATGCCCAATCATCTTCATCTTTTGATCTTGTCCGGAGCCCGCGGTCTGGTCTCTCTGATGCATCCGCTCTTAACCGGCTACGCAACCACCTTCAACCGTCGCTATGCGCGCGCCGGGCATCTCTTCCAGAACCGGTATCGGTCGATTCTCTGCGAAGAAGATCCTTACTTCTTAGAACTAATCCGTTACATCCACCTGAATCCGGTACGTGCACGATTGGTTCAATCCCTGGAAGAACTAGCCCGATACCCCTGGACAGGCCACAGTGCCTTGATGGGACGTATTCCGCGTCCCTGGCAAGAAACAGACGGAGTCCTTGGGCATTTTGGATCAACCTTTCTCCAATCCAGACAGGCTTACGAGCGGCTTCTCTTGGACGGCTGGAACCAAGGAAAACAAAAACATCTGGAAGGTCTTGAAAAAATCATTCAGCCCCCGGGGGGAGGAGTCCGTCAAGCCTACGACACAAGAATTTTAGGCGGGGTTGATTTTGTCGAGCAAATCTGGAACACCGCCGAAAAAGAAGACCGGCAAAAACGGGATTCCCTGCAATCAGGATGGACCTTGGAGCAACTCCAAGAAAGGATCGCCGGGTGGGTGGGGGTAGATCCTGGTGCGATCAGTCGTCCGGACCGTCACCGATTGGTGGCTCAAGCTCGAGCCTTATTTGTCTACGCCGGGATCGACTGGCTAGGTAAAAGTGGACAAGAAATGGCCAATGTGATTGGGATCTCTCCCCCCTCTGTTTGTGAAGCTCGCGAACGGGGCCGCCGACTCGCCGACCGTTTTGACCTTCGGCAAATCCTCTCGAAAACCTAA
- a CDS encoding winged helix-turn-helix domain-containing protein: MKTQTRAQILKIIEKSGKIRPFELRKSLNISAQAIHRHLRNLTQQGMVEIKKSGSFTHYALAGVPDLAAVSKWMNARTVPKGPESFVCETREVFTGRLPHLKSFIINGLPEDLLPLVISTVAEVGNNSFDHNLGQWRDVPGCWFESQVTGRHLWICITDRGQGIFQSLIKVYPTLANEQDALNAAFETIISGRSPERRGNGLKFVKNNLSMTPGGGVACISGTGRVFYGEQGEKCIALLDKNFTKVKGTVTLMVWGLS; encoded by the coding sequence ATGAAAACCCAAACGCGCGCTCAAATACTCAAAATAATTGAGAAAAGTGGAAAAATTCGGCCTTTTGAATTGCGGAAGTCTTTGAATATTTCTGCTCAAGCGATTCATCGCCATTTACGGAATCTCACCCAGCAAGGGATGGTTGAGATCAAAAAATCAGGTTCTTTTACTCATTACGCGTTAGCCGGGGTACCGGATCTCGCGGCGGTCTCTAAGTGGATGAATGCTCGAACGGTGCCCAAAGGCCCTGAATCGTTTGTCTGTGAAACGCGGGAGGTTTTCACCGGTAGACTGCCTCATTTGAAATCCTTTATTATAAATGGGCTGCCAGAGGACCTTCTGCCGCTCGTCATTTCTACGGTAGCTGAAGTCGGAAACAACTCGTTCGACCATAATCTGGGGCAATGGCGGGATGTCCCCGGCTGCTGGTTTGAGTCCCAAGTCACTGGGCGGCATCTTTGGATCTGTATTACCGATAGGGGCCAAGGTATCTTCCAGTCGTTGATCAAAGTTTATCCTACTCTGGCGAACGAACAGGACGCTCTAAACGCGGCATTCGAAACCATCATTTCCGGCCGCTCACCCGAGCGGCGCGGGAATGGATTAAAATTTGTCAAAAATAATCTCTCGATGACGCCTGGCGGCGGCGTCGCTTGCATTTCCGGGACCGGGCGTGTTTTCTATGGGGAACAAGGGGAGAAGTGCATTGCTCTTTTAGATAAAAATTTCACCAAAGTGAAGGGCACCGTCACCCTCATGGTCTGGGGACTCTCATGA
- a CDS encoding aminotransferase class I/II-fold pyridoxal phosphate-dependent enzyme yields MSDPKTFGEKVIEESKKLLEAGLDANQIAGALCRKDPQGKNYGIGNLLEGDGKPMATSSTLLDYAKAELMESTKGNYLNSEALMGEMTESVLRWQGIPETLWPHFTLLLPSDAGTGAVQTAIQAALLSQPGLTTLAVEKLGWPAYRALANTARLQFQEFPSDGVATGAGVLPLYQAGPLNTTGHVSNRDIVQKRARDAKGAPVILDRAYSGFELARHLDEMPYEDLMRKSFQGQVEPFVEAETSFFVALSPTKAFVTFALRPCGMLLAFTPERTRKAEITRLLTGIIRARGSSFEHPVTRAFVKAMVKDRARLQAEHSQALRRVANAQALWKKLSKGTAIEALFSETYAGLFRNPKVQPGAAAEIYGAHFYPVFTQDRCRLNITGLPSNETQAAAHVALFARHCEGA; encoded by the coding sequence ATGAGCGATCCCAAGACATTTGGCGAAAAAGTCATCGAAGAATCCAAAAAACTTCTTGAAGCCGGGCTGGATGCCAACCAGATAGCCGGAGCCCTTTGCCGGAAGGACCCCCAAGGGAAAAACTATGGGATAGGAAACCTTCTGGAAGGCGACGGCAAGCCCATGGCTACTTCTTCAACGCTCCTGGATTACGCAAAGGCCGAGTTGATGGAAAGCACGAAGGGAAACTACCTCAACTCCGAGGCTTTGATGGGGGAAATGACCGAGTCTGTTCTTCGCTGGCAGGGGATCCCTGAAACGCTCTGGCCTCACTTTACATTGCTGCTTCCTTCCGATGCAGGGACCGGCGCGGTACAGACCGCCATCCAGGCGGCACTTCTATCGCAACCTGGGCTGACCACCCTGGCGGTGGAAAAACTGGGTTGGCCTGCTTACCGGGCGCTGGCCAATACCGCGCGTCTTCAGTTTCAGGAGTTTCCAAGCGATGGGGTGGCCACCGGCGCGGGGGTTCTCCCGCTTTATCAGGCTGGACCGCTGAATACAACGGGGCACGTTTCAAACCGGGACATTGTTCAAAAACGCGCCCGCGACGCCAAAGGGGCGCCCGTGATACTGGACCGGGCCTACTCCGGTTTCGAATTGGCGCGGCACCTGGATGAGATGCCCTACGAGGATCTGATGCGAAAAAGTTTCCAGGGTCAGGTGGAGCCGTTTGTGGAAGCAGAGACTTCTTTCTTTGTGGCCCTCAGCCCGACGAAGGCTTTTGTGACCTTCGCTCTTCGCCCCTGCGGGATGTTGCTGGCCTTTACTCCGGAGCGCACCCGGAAAGCCGAGATCACCCGGCTCCTGACGGGAATCATCCGGGCGCGCGGATCCTCTTTTGAACATCCGGTGACGCGGGCGTTTGTCAAAGCCATGGTCAAGGATCGTGCCCGGCTTCAGGCGGAACACAGCCAGGCTCTTCGCCGCGTCGCGAACGCCCAGGCGCTCTGGAAAAAACTCTCTAAAGGAACAGCGATCGAAGCCCTGTTCTCCGAAACATACGCCGGTCTTTTCCGAAACCCCAAAGTCCAACCCGGTGCCGCAGCAGAAATCTACGGAGCTCACTTCTATCCGGTGTTCACGCAGGACCGGTGCCGTCTGAATATTACGGGTCTTCCATCAAACGAGACGCAGGCCGCCGCCCACGTAGCACTTTTTGCCCGCCATTGTGAAGGAGCCTGA